The DNA window ATTAATAAATGATTATCCCGAGAGTTCTCTGCTGGCTCTTGCCCAATACAGTATTGCTCAAAGTTATAGGAAATTAGCTGATTACGAAAAAGCTATCCTTGAATTTAATAAAGTTATCGAAAACTATCCCGAAAGCGATTATGCAGCGCCTGCTCAATATTATATCGGTTATTCTTACTACGAGGCGAAAAATTATAGCCAGGCTATTTTAGAATTCCAGAAAACTATTGATAATTATCCTGACTCTACCTGGCCGGGTGAATTGGAAAGGCTTATTGCTCCCTGTGCACAGTATTATATTGGTTGGTGCTATGGGCAAAAACTTGAACAGTGGAATAATGCCATCCCTGCTTTTCAATTAATCATTGATAATTATCCCGGTAGTACCTGGAGTAGCGGCAGCGAAATTCCTCCGGATTCCCAGTATCAGATTGGCTGGTGTTACGAGCAATTGGAACTGTGGTGTGAGGCAATTGATGCCTATCAGTTAGTGATAGATAATTACCCCGGCACTTCCTGGTCTAATTTTGCAGAAGAAAGGATCAATGCAATAAGCGAAAATTGCCCATAAAATTAGTACTTGTATCTTGAATTTAATACTAATAACTATTCACTATTCACTAACGACTAGAAAATCGGAGAATTTTCTAAATGGATGACCTTAAAATAATAGAAGCCTGTCTTCTGGGAAATAGGCAAATCTTTTCCCGGTTAATCGATAATTATAAAAATATGGTTTATAATTTAGCTTATCGGATGTGCAATAATTCTCAGGAAGCGGAGGATATTTCTCAAGAAGCTTTCCTGCATACCTATCAATCTTTAGCGCGTTTTAATCCTGCCTATAAATTTTCTACCTGGCTCTATCAAATTACTTTAAATATTATCAGGGACAGATACAAAAAAAAGGAGATAGATTATGTTTCCCTGGATATTCCGATAGAAACAGATGATTCGGAATTTTATCACCAACCTACAGATTCATCCAATAACCCGGAACAGATTATTTCCCAAAAGGAAAATCTCCGAATCATTCAACAGGCTATCTATTCTCTACCTATAAAATTCAGGGAAGTTATCGTATTGCGCCACTTACAAGATCTTTCCTATATCGAAATAGCAAATATTCTCAAATTACCACAGGGTACGGTAAAAATTCGTCTCTATCGTGCCCGCGAACAATTAAAAAAAATTCTAAAAACCAGTCGTTAGTATTTAGTGAATAGTTGAAACTTATTTATTATATTTTCGTACTATATATTGAAAGCTGTAAATCGCTTTCCCTTATTTATAAACTGAAAAATCTTGCGGAGAAAACAAAATGAATTGCGACAAAATCAAAAAATTGTTAAATCCATACATAGACCAGGTTCTGGATGCAGAATCCATGCAAACCATAGAAGAACATCTAAAATCCTGCCCAACCTGTCAAGACGAATATTTAAAATTAAAAGAGATGGTTGCTTCTTTTAAATTACTTCCTCAGGTAGATGCCCCTCAAGATCTTACCCAAAGCATTATGGCAAAGATTTTAAAAGAAGAGATTAAAGTTCAAACTTCCTGGATAGACCACTTAAAGAAACAAATTTCTCATCCGCGGCTTTCTTTTCGTCTGGTTGGTGCCACAGCCACAGCTGTACTCGTTGTATTTTTTGCTTTTACCTTTTTCTTTAATTCGCCTGATACTTCTCCTATTTGTTCGGCTGAAGTTAAATTTTCTCTAAGACTTAATGATAATCAACCTCATACTGTGGCTATTGCCGGCGATTTTAATAACTGGAATCCCCAGGCAAATATTTTAGAAGACCCCGAGAGGGATGGTGTCTGGACCGGAACTCTTAAGTTAGAACCGGGTAGATATGAGTATATGTTTGTTATGGATGGGGAAAAATGGTTTCCCGATCCCAATGCTCTTCGTTACGTTAAAGACGGATTTGGCAATAAGAATGCCATATTAGAAATAAATAATTGTAATACTACCTAAAAAGGTGATAAGAAATATGATACTGAACAAAAACAAGATAATATTATCTTTAATAACCTTACTCACGATATTTACTTTTACTATATCTGTTTTTTCTGTAGAAACAGTAACCATCGATGAAGAGATAGAACAATTGCAAACGATTATAGATTCTTCCCCTTATTCTGCCTTTCAAAGCAGAATGATTTTAAATACTGCTCAGGATTTACTCAAATCCGGGATTCCCTTTGAGGATACTAAGAATATTATTGAGAATAGTATAGAAGAATCATTCGATGCCTATAGTGTAAAGA is part of the Candidatus Atribacteria bacterium genome and encodes:
- a CDS encoding sigma-70 family RNA polymerase sigma factor translates to MDDLKIIEACLLGNRQIFSRLIDNYKNMVYNLAYRMCNNSQEAEDISQEAFLHTYQSLARFNPAYKFSTWLYQITLNIIRDRYKKKEIDYVSLDIPIETDDSEFYHQPTDSSNNPEQIISQKENLRIIQQAIYSLPIKFREVIVLRHLQDLSYIEIANILKLPQGTVKIRLYRAREQLKKILKTSR